Below is a window of Phaenicophaeus curvirostris isolate KB17595 chromosome 15, BPBGC_Pcur_1.0, whole genome shotgun sequence DNA.
ACCCAGAGCAGAAACAGCTCCATGCATGCATCACCTTGTAACACAACACCTTGCCATTACATTACGGCACAGAAAGAGATCCATGAACTTGGCCAACAGCAAGTGATAGAAGAACTACGGTGGTAGCAAAGGAATGAAACCCACTCTGAAAGCATCTAAGATGCCTTTAATAGAGTTGAACAATTATATCATCATAATAAAGGAGACTTAAGTttattttggggctttttctggtgttttggAGGAAGAGACAACTTTTCTTCTGGTTTCGGCAACTTCAGGGCAGGAAAAATGATGCTAAATGTAAAGGCAGATTAACTCTAGGGAAGCCATTGCCACAAGTTATAGCCTGGACCATTTCCTATCACAAGGCTCGAAGCCTCTGGCTGTGCTGACTCCATCCTAGTTAAAGGAAAGACTATTGAACTCTTCCCCAGAGAACATCCCTATGTTCTCTGGTAGCACATCCTCAGTGGTGAGAGGACCATGGGGAAAATCCTGTTCACCATCAGTGTCCCCGCCCAGGGCACAGTGCTGTGGTGGCAGACTGGGCAGGATGGGCTTCAGGAACTTGAACTCGCTGTTGCCCGAACCCGTTGTGAGGTTGATCTCATAGCaatagggatggggcagggtccCTGCAGAGGCTGCATCAGCCAGGCTGCTCGGAAAGTTGCTGGCAGCATAAAGAACATGCCCAtccttcagctcctttctcttgcaCACTTTGCAAGCGATGAAGGTTACCATGGACACGAGGAAGAGCAATGAGACAAAGACCAGGGAAATGATTAAATAGAATGTCAGAGAGTCTTCTTCATCCTCCATGTCCAGGCTGCTGTGTGGTAGTTGGACATCTGAGAAGTCATTGAGTAGGAGtgcactcagtgctgctgtggccGACAGTGGTGGTCGCCCGTTGTCCCGCACCAGGATGATGAGCTTCTGCTTCACGGTGTCTCTCTCCGTCACTGGCCTCCTCAGATGCACCTCCCCACTATGGGCACCCACCACAAACAGACCGGGGTCAGTGGCCTTCAGCAGGTGGTATGAGAGCCATGAGTTCTGCCCAGAGTCGGCATCAACAGCCACCACTTTGGTGACCAGGTACCCCGCCTCAGCTGACATGGGCACCAGCTCGCtggatgctgggctgctgtcCTGGGCTGGATGCAGCACCAGTGGGGCATTGTCATTCTCATCCACCACAACAACGCGGACAGTGACGTTGGCCCTGAGGGGAGGAGATCCTGCATCAGAGGCAATCACCAAGACCTCAATCTGCTTCAGCTGCTCATAGTCCAGAGGCCGCAGCACAAATACGTGCCCATTCTCAGAgttcacagaaatgcaggaacAGGGTGGCTGCTCTGTGCGTTGAGCTGGTGCCAGGGAATAGGTCACCTTGGCGTTGGGTCCTACGTCAGCATCTGCGGCATGGATGGTTCCAACCAGCATGGTGGGAATATTATTCTCACGCACATACATGGTATATGATGTCTGGTTGAAGACAGGTGCATTGTCGTTGACATCAGAGATGTCCACCGTGAAGGTCTGGGTGGTGGTGAGAGAAGGTGAACCCGCGTCTGCTGCTGTGACAGTTACAATGTACCGTGCCATTTCCTCCCGGTCCAGTGAGCTCACAGTCACCAGCTCATAGTAATTCTTATAGGCTGGCCGCAGGGAGAATGACAGCTGGCCCTCGAGGGCACAGATGATCTTTCCGTTGGCTCCAGCATCACGGTCCCTGACAGTGAAGAAGGCAACCACTGTCCCAGGTAATGCGTTCtcagggagggggctgctgaaggaactCACCACCAGCTCTGGTGCATTGTCATTCACATCCAGCACCTCCACCAATACCTTGCAGATTGCTGAGAGGCCCCCACCATCTGTAGCCTGCACTCTGAGCTCGTGTTTCTGTGCTGTCTCAAAGTCCAGAGGCTTTCTGAGTTTAATTTCACCGCTCTTGGCATCAATAACAAACAGTGTTTCACTCTGGCCAACCTCTTGGCGGAACTGGTAGAAAATTTCACCATTAGAACTTGCATCCAGATCAGTTGCCACCACGCTCAGAACCACCGTGCCCTCAGGGGCATTTTCCAAAACCTGACCGACATACAGCTCCTGTGTGAAGACGGGAGCGTTGTCATTTGCATCTAGTATGACAATGCGGATTTCGGTGGTCCCACTCCTCGGGGGAGAGCCCCCGTCCATAGCAATGAGACTGAAACtcatctctgcctgctcctccctgtCTAGAGGCTTTTCCAAAACCAATTCCACATATTGATCGTCGTCATTCCGACTCCCAAAGGAGACACTAAAGTACTCGTTCTCGGGAGAGATGCTGTAACCCTGAATACTGTTGCTGCCAATATCCAGGTCTCGTGCCCCCATTAGAGGGAAACGCGAGCCGGGGTTGCTGGTCTCAGGGATCCTAAGCGTGATCTGCTCGTCCGGGAAGCGGGGCGAGTGGTCGTTGACGTCCCGCACGGCCACCTCGATGCGGAAGAACTGCAGCGGGtcggccagcagcagctccaagggcaGCGTGCAGGCGGGCGCCTGGGCGCACAGCTCCTCCCGGTCGAGCCTCTCGGCCACGACGAGGCGGCCGGTGGCGCGGTCCAAGCGCAAGCGCTGCCGGCCGTCCTCCGAGGCCAGGCGGGCGCGGCGAGCCGAGAGCTGCGCCGGGGCCAGCCCCGCGTCCTCGGCCACGTCGGCTACGAGCGAGCCGCTCGGCGCCTCCTCGGCTACGGAGTagcgcaggggctgggagcgagCGTGCGGCagcgagaggagagcagagagacaaagcactTGCCTTGCGATCGCcatggcggggcggcgggcgggctccGGCGGGCGGCTCGGGCGCGCGGTCCTCGGCGGCGAGCGGCGCCCGGCagcggcgagggcggcggcgagggcggcgg
It encodes the following:
- the LOC138727213 gene encoding protocadherin beta-15-like; its protein translation is MAIARQVLCLSALLSLPHARSQPLRYSVAEEAPSGSLVADVAEDAGLAPAQLSARRARLASEDGRQRLRLDRATGRLVVAERLDREELCAQAPACTLPLELLLADPLQFFRIEVAVRDVNDHSPRFPDEQITLRIPETSNPGSRFPLMGARDLDIGSNSIQGYSISPENEYFSVSFGSRNDDDQYVELVLEKPLDREEQAEMSFSLIAMDGGSPPRSGTTEIRIVILDANDNAPVFTQELYVGQVLENAPEGTVVLSVVATDLDASSNGEIFYQFRQEVGQSETLFVIDAKSGEIKLRKPLDFETAQKHELRVQATDGGGLSAICKVLVEVLDVNDNAPELVVSSFSSPLPENALPGTVVAFFTVRDRDAGANGKIICALEGQLSFSLRPAYKNYYELVTVSSLDREEMARYIVTVTAADAGSPSLTTTQTFTVDISDVNDNAPVFNQTSYTMYVRENNIPTMLVGTIHAADADVGPNAKVTYSLAPAQRTEQPPCSCISVNSENGHVFVLRPLDYEQLKQIEVLVIASDAGSPPLRANVTVRVVVVDENDNAPLVLHPAQDSSPASSELVPMSAEAGYLVTKVVAVDADSGQNSWLSYHLLKATDPGLFVVGAHSGEVHLRRPVTERDTVKQKLIILVRDNGRPPLSATAALSALLLNDFSDVQLPHSSLDMEDEEDSLTFYLIISLVFVSLLFLVSMVTFIACKVCKRKELKDGHVLYAASNFPSSLADAASAGTLPHPYCYEINLTTGSGNSEFKFLKPILPSLPPQHCALGGDTDGEQDFPHGPLTTEDVLPENIGMFSGEEFNSLSFN